In a single window of the Antedon mediterranea chromosome 1, ecAntMedi1.1, whole genome shotgun sequence genome:
- the LOC140040814 gene encoding uncharacterized protein has product MVAKAPYECEHCGKKFKQNLDLKRHLRVHTGETLYECVYCGKKFKLNGNLKRHLRINTGETPYECEHCGKKFKQNGDLKRHFRIHTRETPYECEHCGKKFKQNGSLKIHLRIHTGETPYECEHCGKKFKQNGNLKIHLRKHTGETPYECEHCGKKFKLNGNLKMHLKTHTGGTPYEWELNKHLKVHTGEKPYECKHCEKTFKQNANFKKHLRIHTGEAPFECKHCGKNFKERGNLNKHLRMHTGEKPYDCEYCGKKFRSSVNLTKHLRVHTGEKPKIHFRTHTGETPYGCEHCGKKFKQRVILREHLRIHTGEKPYECIFCAKNFRTSSNLNIHLRLHTGCKSYECEYCGQKFITNGTLKKHLRIHTGETPYECEHCGKKFKHNGYLKLHLRIHTGEKPYKCEQCGKKFKQNANFKKHLRIHTGETPYECEHCRKKFSCSQNLNKHLRVHTGETPYECEHCGRKFKQSGELKVHVRSHTGETPFECEQCGKKFKANANLKDHFRVHTEETPYECIFCTKKFKSNGSLNSHLKLHTGNLPYECEQCGRKCASNGILKKHLRIHREERPYECEHCGKTFKTNEGLKSHLKTHGEPRYKCEYCGVKYQDKRCFQMHLERHTIGNEWEDYIIKSNCNDMFNLRTEETSHGG; this is encoded by the exons ATGGTAGCTA aggcaccatatgaatgtgaacattgtggtaagaaatttaaacaaaatttggatttgaaaagacatttgagagtacacacaggagagacactaTATGAATGTGTatattgtggtaagaaatttaaactaaatggaaatttgaagagacatttgagaataaacacaggagagacaccatatgaatgtgaacattgtggtaagaaattcaaacaaaatggggatttgaaaagacattttagaatacacacaagagagacaccatatgaatgtgaacattgtggtaagaaatttaaacaaaatggaagtttgaagatacatttgagaatacacacaggagagacaccatatgaatgtgaacattgtggtaagaaatttaaacaaaatggaaatttgaagatacatttgagaaaacacacaggagagacaccatatgaatgtgaacattgtggtaagaaatttaaactaaatggaaatttgaagatGCATTTGAAAACACACACAGGAgggacaccatatgaat gGGAATTGAACAAACATTtgaaagtacacacaggagagaaaccatatgaatgtaaac attgtgagaAGACATTTAAACAGAATGCGAATTTTAAAaagcatttgagaatacacacaggagaagcACCATTTGAATGTAAACACTGTGGGAAGAATTTTAAAGAAAGGGGGAATTTAAACAAGCATTTGCGGATGCatacaggagagaaaccatatgattgtgaatactgtgggaagaaatttagatCTAGTGTAAATTTGACAAAacatttgagagtacacacaggagagaagcca aaaatacattttagaaCTCACACAGGGGAGACACCGTATggatgtgaacattgtggaaagaaatttaaacagagAGTGATTTTGAGagaacatttgagaatacacacaggagagaaaccatatgaatgtatATTTTGCGCGAAGAACTTTAGAACtagtagtaatttaaatatacatttgagATTACACACAGGATGCAAATcgtatgaatgtgaatattgtggaCAGAAATTTATTACTAATGggactttaaaaaaacatttgagaattcaCACCGGAGAgacaccttatgaatgtgagcattgtggaaagaaatttaaacataatggatatttaaaattacatttgagaatacacacggGAGAGAAACCATATAAATGTGAACAA tgtggaaaaaaatttaaacagaatgctaatttcaaaaaacatttgagaattcacacaggagaaacaccatatgaatgtgaacattgtaggAAGAAATTTAGCTGCAGTCAGAATTTGAATAAacatttgagagtacacacaggagaaacaccatatgaatgtgaacattgtggaagaaaatttaaacaaagtggagAATTAAAAGTACACGTTAGATCTCACACGGGAGAGAcgccatttgaatgtgaacaatgtggTAAGAAATTCAAAGCTAATGCAAATTTGAAAGATCATTTTAGAGTACATACAGAAGAGACGCCATATGaatgtatattttgtacaaaGAAATTTAAGTCTAATGGGTCTTTAAACTCACATTTGAAATTACACACAGGAAACttaccatatgaatgtgaacaatgtggGAGGAAATGTGCCTCTaatggaatattaaaaaaacatttgagaattcaCAGAGAAGAgagaccatatgaatgtgaacattgtgggaagacatttaaaacaaatgaaggattaaaatcacatttgaaaacaCATGGAGAGCCACGGTATAAATGCGAATATTGTGGAGTGAAATACCAAGATAAAAGGTGCTTCCAAATGCATTTGGAAAGACACACAATAGGGAATGAATGGGAAGATTATATTATCAAATCCAATTGCAATGATATGTTTAACTTACGCACAGAAGAGACATCgcatg GAGGTTGA